A part of Saccharomyces cerevisiae S288C chromosome XIV, complete sequence genomic DNA contains:
- the ATG3 gene encoding Atg3p (E2-like enzyme; involved in autophagy and cytoplasm-to-vacuole targeting (Cvt) pathway; plays a role in formation of Atg8p-phosphatidylethanolamine conjugates, which are involved in membrane dynamics during autophagy and Cvt; interaction with Atg8p regulated by acetylation by NuA4 histone acetyltransferase Esa1p while attenuation of Atg3 acetylation is mediated by histone deacetylase Rpd3p; Atg12p-Atg5p conjugate enhances E2 activity of Atg3p by rearranging its catalytic site): protein MIRSTLSSWREYLTPITHKSTFLTTGQITPEEFVQAGDYLCHMFPTWKWNEESSDISYRDFLPKNKQFLIIRKVPCDKRAEQCVEVEGPDVIMKGFAEDGDEDDVLEYIGSETEHVQSTPAGGTKDSSIDDIDELIQDMEIKEEDENDDTEEFNAKGGLAKDMAQERYYDLYIAYSTSYRVPKMYIVGFNSNGSPLSPEQMFEDISADYRTKTATIEKLPFYKNSVLSVSIHPCKHANVMKILLDKVRVVRQRRRKELQEEQELDGVGDWEDLQDDIDDSLRVDQYLIVFLKFITSVTPSIQHDYTMEGW from the coding sequence ATGATTAGATCTACACTAAGTAGTTGGAGAGAATATCTTACCCCCATAACGCACAAATCTACCTTTTTAACCACAGGTCAAATAACTCCTGAGGAGTTTGTACAAGCAGGTGATTATTTATGTCATATGTTTCCCACCTGGAAGTGGAACGAAGAGTCGTCAGATATTAGTTACAGAGATTTTTTACCGAAGAATAAGCAGTTTCTGATAATTAGAAAAGTTCCCTGTGATAAACGTGCCGAGCAATGTGTCGAAGTTGAAGGGCCAGATGTAATCATGAAAGGTTTTGCAGAAGATggagatgaagatgatgttCTGGAATACATAGGATCTGAAACTGAACATGTGCAAAGTACGCCTGCGGGGGGGACCAAGGACTCATCTATCGATGATATTGATGAGCTAATACAAGACatggaaataaaagagGAGGATGAAAATGACGATACAGAAGAATTTAATGCTAAAGGTGGCCTAGCCAAAGATATGGCGCAAGAAAGGTATTACGACCTTTATATTGCGTACTCGACATCTTATAGGGTCCCTAAAATGTATATAGTGGGGTTTAATTCTAATGGTTCACCACTAAGCCCTGAGCAGATGTTCGAAGATATATCAGCAGATTATAGAACAAAGACAGCCACCATTGAAAAGCTACCTTTTTACAAGAATTCAGTGTTATCTGTTTCCATTCATCCATGTAAGCATGCTAAtgtaatgaaaatattgctAGATAAGGTTCGTGTGGTTAGACAACGAAGAAGGAAAGAGCTGCAGGAAGAACAAGAGCTGGACGGTGTCGGAGACTGGGAGGATTTACAAGACGATATTGATGATTCGTTACGGGTAGACCAATACTTGATTGTTTTCTTAAAGTTTATTACTAGTGTTACACCGAGTATACAACATGACTATACCATGGAAGGTTGGTAA
- the LRO1 gene encoding phospholipid:diacylglycerol acyltransferase (Acyltransferase that converts diacylglycerol to triacylglycerol (TGA); one of several acyltransferases that contribute to TGA synthesis; relocates from ER to nuclear membrane in response cell cycle and starvation signals; Lro1p and Dga1p can O-acylate ceramides; putative homolog of human lecithin cholesterol acyltransferase): MGTLFRRNVQNQKSDSDENNKGGSVHNKRESRNHIHHQQGLGHKRRRGISGSAKRNERGKDFDRKRDGNGRKRWRDSRRLIFILGAFLGVLLPFSFGAYHVHNSDSDLFDNFVNFDSLKVYLDDWKDVLPQGISSFIDDIQAGNYSTSSLDDLSENFAVGKQLLRDYNIEAKHPVVMVPGVISTGIESWGVIGDDECDSSAHFRKRLWGSFYMLRTMVMDKVCWLKHVMLDPETGLDPPNFTLRAAQGFESTDYFIAGYWIWNKVFQNLGVIGYEPNKMTSAAYDWRLAYLDLERRDRYFTKLKEQIELFHQLSGEKVCLIGHSMGSQIIFYFMKWVEAEGPLYGNGGRGWVNEHIDSFINAAGTLLGAPKAVPALISGEMKDTIQLNTLAMYGLEKFFSRIERVKMLQTWGGIPSMLPKGEEVIWGDMKSSSEDALNNNTDTYGNFIRFERNTSDAFNKNLTMKDAINMTLSISPEWLQRRVHEQYSFGYSKNEEELRKNELHHKHWSNPMEVPLPEAPHMKIYCIYGVNNPTERAYVYKEEDDSSALNLTIDYESKQPVFLTEGDGTVPLVAHSMCHKWAQGASPYNPAGINVTIVEMKHQPDRFDIRGGAKSAEHVDILGSAELNDYILKIASGNGDLVEPRQLSNLSQWVSQMPFPM, translated from the coding sequence ATGGGCACACTGTTTCGAAGAAATGTCCAGAACCAAAAGAGTGATTCtgatgaaaacaataaagGGGGTTCTGTTCATAACAAGCGAGAGAGCAGAAACCACATTCATCATCAACAGGGATTAGGCCATAAGAGAAGAAGGGGTATTAGTGGCAgtgcaaaaagaaatgagcGTGGCAAAGATTTCGACAGGAAAAGAGACGGGAACGGTAGAAAACGTTGGAGAGATTCCAGAAGACTGATTTTCATTCTTGGTGCATTCTTAGGTGTACTTTTGCCGTTTAGCTTTGGCGCTTATCATGTTCATAATAGCGATAGCGACTTGTTTGACAACTTTGTAAATTTTGATTCACTTAAAGTGTATTTGGATGATTGGAAAGATGTTCTCCCACAAGGTATAAGTTCGTTTATTGATGATATTCAGGCTGGTAACTACTCCACATCTTCTTTAGATGATCTCAGTGAAAATTTTGCCGTTGGTAAACAACTCTTACGTGATTATAATATCGAGGCCAAACATCCTGTTGTAATGGTTCCTGGTGTCATTTCTACGGGAATTGAAAGCTGGGGAGTTATTGGAGACGATGAGTGCGATAGTTCTGCGCATTTTCGTAAACGGCTGTGGGGAAGTTTTTACATGCTGAGAACAATGGTTATGGATAAAGTTTGTTGGTTGAAACATGTAATGTTAGATCCTGAAACAGGTCTGGACCCACCGAACTTTACGCTACGTGCAGCACAGGGCTTCGAATCAACTGATTATTTCATCGCAGGGTATTGGATTTGGAACaaagttttccaaaatcTGGGAGTAATTGGCTATGAACCCAATAAAATGACGAGTGCTGCGTATGATTGGAGGCTTGCATATTTAGATCTAGAAAGACGCGATAGGTACTTTACGAAGCTAAAGGAACAAATCGAACTGTTTCATCAATTGAGTGGTGAAAAAGTTTGTTTAATTGGACATTCTATGGGTTCTCAGATTATCTTTTACTTTATGAAATGGGTCGAGGCTGAAGGCCCTCTTTACGGTAATGGTGGTCGTGGCTGGGTTAACGAACACATAGATTCATTCATTAATGCAGCAGGGACGCTTCTGGGCGCTCCAAAGGCAGTTCCAGCTCTAATTAGTGGTGAAATGAAAGATACCATTCAATTAAATACGTTAGCCATGTATGGTTTGGAAAAGTTCTTCTCAAGAATTGAGAGAGTAAAAATGTTACAAACGTGGGGTGGTATACCATCAATGCTACCAAAGGGAGAAGAGGTCATTTGGGGGGATATGAAGTCATCTTCAGAGGATGCATTGAATAACAACACTGACACATACGGCAATTTCATTCGATTTGAAAGGAATACGAGCGATgctttcaacaaaaatttgacaatGAAAGACGCCATTAACATGACATTATCGATATCACCTGAATGGCTCCAAAGAAGAGTACATGAGCAGTACTCGTTCGGCTATTCcaagaatgaagaagagttaagaaaaaatgagcTACACCACAAGCACTGGTCGAATCCAATGGAAGTACCACTTCCAGAAGCTCCCCACATGAAAATCTATTGTATATACGGGGTGAACAACCCAACTGAAAGGGCATATGTATATAAGGAAGAGGATGACTCCTCTGCTCTGAATTTGACCATCGACTACGAAAGCAAGCAACCTGTATTCCTCACCGAGGGGGACGGAACCGTTCCGCTCGTGGCGCATTCAATGTGTCACAAATGGGCCCAGGGTGCTTCACCGTACAACCCTGCCGGAATTAACGTTACTATTGTGGAAATGAAACACCAGCCAGATCGATTTGATATACGTGGTGGAGCAAAAAGCGCCGAACACGTAGACATCCTCGGCAGCGCGGAGTTGAACGATTACATCTTGAAAATTGCAAGCGGTAATGGCGATCTCGTCGAGCCACGCCAATTGTCTAATTTGAGCCAGTGGGTTTCTCAGATGCCCTTCCCAATGTAA
- the NRM1 gene encoding Nrm1p (Transcriptional co-repressor of MBF-regulated gene expression; Nrm1p associates stably with promoters via MCB binding factor (MBF) to repress transcription upon exit from G1 phase), whose amino-acid sequence MSIMKQRLPLGEFSSSKINKLAIANIADASEPRNHGENNVGTVCLPSIKSLMVSPEVYENTKSLPVPLMRSSGGGMACASKSSCQDGISTKTTSRDYSELSKKLQIRLQFAYYKYKTKQTDKNFTDLKSKHSITRPSKVATHSKSEPLTRRRKLVLSQGHYKTPARSKIKTPSSICSHDNTSSFTSFRGVSESSSTTADMNVADTTTPIRNNINTKHSNSHNRTLYQRQETPTSIKAAKSLIHLFTSNQ is encoded by the coding sequence ATGTCCATTATGAAGCAGAGGCTACCACTGGGGGAGTTTTCCAGCTCGAAGATCAACAAACTGGCAATTGCCAATATTGCAGACGCTAGCGAGCCTAGAAACCATGGAGAAAACAACGTCGGGACTGTGTGTCTTCCCTCTATCAAGAGTTTGATGGTTAGTCCTGAAGTATACGAAAACACGAAGAGTCTTCCTGTTCCCCTAATGAGGAGCAGTGGCGGAGGTATGGCTTGTGCCAGTAAGTCCTCATGCCAGGATGGTATTAGTACGAAAACAACGTCTAGAGATTACTCTGAGCTTTCCAAGAAGTTGCAAATTCGTTTACAGTTCGCCTATTATAAATACAAGACTAAGCAAACAGACAAAAATTTCACAGACTTGAAATCAAAGCATAGCATTACGAGGCCTTCCAAAGTCGCGACTCACAGTAAATCAGAACCTTTAACTaggagaagaaaattagTACTATCTCAGGGTCATTATAAAACCCCTGCTAGGTCTAAGATCAAAACTCCATCTTCGATTTGCTCTCACGATAATACATCTTCCTTTACATCTTTCCGCGGTGTCAGCGAAAGCTCGAGCACTACCGCAGATATGAACGTCGCAGATACCACCACACCAATACGCAACAACATAAACACAAAGCATTCAAACAGTCATAATCGCACATTGTATCAGAGACAAGAAACACCTACAAGCATCAAAGCCGCTAAGTCTTTAATTCATCTCTTTACAAGTAACCAATAA